In Fusarium falciforme chromosome 9, complete sequence, the following are encoded in one genomic region:
- a CDS encoding Tyrosine--tRNA ligase encodes MTALSIEERLGLIRENLAEVLNPEIIESIMAEGRHPKIYWGTATTGRPHCGYLVPAMKIAQFLAAGCDVTILLADVHGFLDNLKAPLELVAQRANYYRFVITSMLKAVGVPIDKLRFVLGSSYQTSSDYTMDVYKLTALVSEHDAKKAGAEVVKQTSNAPLSGLIYPILQVLDEQYLDCDAQFGGVDQRKLFTAAKEWLPKLGYRQRAHLLNPMVAGLNGNKMSSSDENSKIDLLDSPEAVAKKIRKAECVPKVVEGNGVLALVEYVLLPGSGLKHGVREVKFERRDAEPLVYTSIKQIQEDYENDVLTPQMLKATVTQGLIDIMTPIQADFQASEEWQEVTLKAYPPPAKKEKKVKNRGTRFPGAKGGADALQDGVTKKVEELSVADGAQPNGA; translated from the exons ATGACGGCCCTATCGATCGAAGAGAGGCTCGGCCTCATCCGAGAGAACCTCGCCGAGGTCCTCAACCCCGAGATCATCgagtccatcatggctgagGGACGGCACCCCAAGATCTACTGGGGCACCGCTACCACTGGTCGACCTCACTGCGGCTACCTCGTGCCCGCCATGAAGATCGCCCAGTTTCTTGCCGCCGGCTGCGATGTGACCATCCTCCTTGCCGACGTCCACGGcttcctcgacaacctcaaggCCCCGCTCGAGCTCGTTGCACAGCGCGCCAACTACTACCGATTCGTCATCACCTCTATGCTCAAGGCTGTTGGTGTCCCTATCGACAAGCTGCGATTCGTCCTCGGCAGCTCTTACCAGACTAGCTCGGATTACACCATGGACGTCTACAAGCTGACCGCACTCGTGTCGGAGCATGACGCCAAGAAGGCGGGTGCCGAGGTCGTGAAGCAGACTTCTAATGCTCCTCTGAGCGGTCTCATCTACCCCATTCTGCAGGTGCTGGACGAGCAGTACCTGGATTGTGATGCTCAATTCGGTGGCGTTGACCAGCGGAAGCTGTTTACAGCGGCTAAGGAGTGGCTGCCCAAACTCGGATACCGACAG CGAGCGCATCTTCTCAACCCCATGGTCGCTGGTCTGAACGGCAACAAGATGAGTTCAAGTGATGAGA ACAGCAAGATCGATCTTCTGGATTCCCCCGAAGCCGTGGCTAAGAAGATTCGGAAAGCGGAGTGCGTCCCTAAGGTGGTCGAAGGCAACGGCGTGCTGGCCCTCGTGGAGTACGTTCTGCTCCCAGGTTCGGGTCTGAAGCATGGTGTGCGGGAGGTCAAGTTTGAGAGGCGCGACGCCGAGCCCCTGGTCTACACCAGCATCAAGCAGATACAGGAGGACTACGAGAACGATGTG TTGACACCCCAGATGCTCAAGGCCACCGTAACTCAGGGTCTTATCGATATCATGACGCCCATCCAGGCCGATTTCCAGGCATCTGAAGAATGGCAGGAGGTGACGTTGAAGGCGTACCCCCCACCAGctaagaaggagaagaaggtgaaGAACAGAGGCACCCGGTTCCCTGGAGCCAAGGGAGGAGCCGATGCCCTGCAGGATGGAGTGACAAAAAAGGTTGAGGAGCTGTCTGTGGCCGACGGCGCTCAGCCCAACGGTGCGTGA
- a CDS encoding Apple domain-containing protein: MPSVNTLITAIVAGLAIGAHAGPCRPHGSSSSVSTAEVVTTTSAQPSTTTSGSYPGVSSNSETKTTGTTSITEASETKTTQSASITSNSVTVSETTTDVGAHGSSESETTSTTAVETTSSTAIGTTSTTSKVETISTSAEETTTAPSTTSSTTAPSSTTADESTTQTTTTLETRTSAASTTTSAAPSQTSGSSCPPAANLVCGKTGYLGENSSSHLLDLQRDTDLETCKTQCKENDNCVTIGHIADTNQCELYDASPATLELNEDPNSWYAVYEACCFE, translated from the coding sequence ATGCCTTCAGTCAACACCCTCATCACCGCCATTGTGGCCGGACTTGCCATTGGAGCCCATGCTGGCCCATGCAGGCCCCATggaagctccagctccgtcTCAACTGCTGAAGTTGTCACGACGACATCTGCTCAGCCTTCTACCACAACCTCTGGAAGTTACCCCGGCGTCTCCAGCAACtccgagaccaagaccaCTGGAACCACGTCCATCACCGAAGCCTCTGAGACCAAGACAACTCAGTCCGCGTCCATTACCAGCAACTCAGTCACCGTGTCCGAGACTACAACAGATGTAGGAGCTCATGGTTCAAGCGAGTCCGAGACAACCTCGACCACAGCAGTCGAGACGACCTCTTCCACGGCAATTGGCACAACATCCACCACTTCTAAGGTTGAAACCATTTCCACCTCGGCTGAGGAGACTACAACTGCTCCCTCTACAACCTCTTCTACAACTGCCCCCTCCTCTACCACCGCCGACGAGTCAACCACccagaccaccaccaccctcgAGACCCGCACATCTGCCGCCTCGACCACAACATCCGCTGCGCCCAGCCAAACCTCTGGCTCTAGCTGCCCTCCCGCGGCCAACCTCGTCTGCGGAAAGACCGGCTACCTCGGCGAAAACAGCTCCAGTCACCTCCTCGATCTTCAGCGGGATACTGACTTGGAGACTTGCAAGACCCAGTGCAAGGAGAATGACAATTGTGTCACCATTGGACACATCGCCGACACTAACCAATGTGAGCTGTACGATGCTTCGCCGGCTACGCTCGAGTTGAACGAGGACCCGAACTCTTGGTACGCTGTCTACGAAGCTTGCTGTTTCGAGTAA
- a CDS encoding F-box domain-containing protein, which produces MRHAANALQVDLGEVWKRRNLDDKEKASRADHELRRALFFGPLHSINRVTHPRDLTVLVPELFAVLLALLPNLKHLAFSTTPTTFSVGVGMADVPPAAMSALGVTKLPLRVLEAGFKPRYLSRVTPDLESLTCGRVGGLEESGFPRLKSLRIRGTRVNRHNLGRIVESCPESLSSFTYEASGFLETSIDSGLDHVVQPSDAVTHLSKFHDTLKSLRLDLRFHTRTPRDTEIDNLPNLEDFTVLEDLFLATSAIYNFNNLELPHGDSLVDILPPNIVSLTLAKTWWLRAQRLRLGRLGLAEHKRCNPERFRKLKFVRCDTREVCFDSSVKEAFGEVGIDLVYEEFPRQDLSYNDRDGGYFRQSAWWEGDGL; this is translated from the coding sequence ATGAGACACGCTGCGAATGCCTTGCAGGTCGACCTCGGCGAAGTCTGGAAGCGGAGAAATTTGGACGACAAGGAAAAGGCGTCGAGGGCGGACCACGAGCTTCGCCGGGCGCTCTTCTTCGGACCTCTCCACAGCATCAATCGAGTAACCCACCCCCGAGACCTAACTGTCCTGGTTCCTGAACTATTCGCAGTTCTACTTGCCTTGCTCCCCAATCTCAAGCACCTCGCCTTCAGCACAACCCCGACCACTTTCAGTGTCGGTGTTGGGATGGCCGATGTGCCACCGGCGGCAATGAGTGCCCTCGGTGTCACCAAGCTGCCTCTTCGGGTTCTTGAGGCGGGTTTCAAACCGAGATACCTTTCTAGAGTGACGCCGGATCTCGAATCCCTCACGTGTGGTCGCGTAGGTGGCCTCGAGGAATCTGGCTTTCCGCGTTTGAAGTCGCTCCGTATTAGAGGGACTCGTGTCAACAGACATAATTTGGGCCGGATCGTCGAGTCTTGCCCTGAGAGTCTTTCTTCGTTCACATACGAGGCATCTGGGTTTCTGGAAACAAGCATTGATTCTGGCTTGGATCATGTTGTGCAGCCTTCTGATGCCGTTACACATCTCAGCAAGTTTCACGACACACTCAAGTCGTTGCGTCTAGACTTACGGTTCCACACCCGCACGCCTCGCGATACCGAGATAGACAACTTACCTAACCTCGAAGACTTTACGGTTCTGGAagacctcttcctcgccaccAGTGCGATATACAACTTCAACAACTTGGAACTGCCTCATGGGGACTCTCTCGTCGATATCCTCCCGCCGAACATCGTGTCGCTTACTCTCGCCAAGACATGGTGGCTGAGAGCTCAACGACTGAGGCTGGGTCGGCTCGGTCTTGCTGAACACAAGCGGTGTAACCCAGAGCGATTTCGCAAGCTGAAGTTTGTTCGATGCGATACGAGGGAAGTCTGTTTCGACAGCTCCGTCAAAGAGGCGTTCGGGGAGGTGGGCATTGATCTGGTGTATGAAGAGTTTCCGAGGCAAGACTTGAGCTATAATGACCGGGACGGAGGATACTTTCGACAGTCCGCATGGTGGGAGGGTGATGGACTATAG